A part of Streptantibioticus cattleyicolor NRRL 8057 = DSM 46488 genomic DNA contains:
- a CDS encoding IS3 family transposase → MGSPGRGRRRRARRPPDQLRAGGAEATPERECRVEAGQRDSQGRQRVFCPGDRPSPDEAEQVIDHLRDKGLGVDPVCRVLGLSPSTYFARKTRPKSARRLRDEELIPLVTAAWEDSGRTYGARRVTRALVRAGHAVARCTVERLMRELGIEGVIRGQRRRTTVPEPTAPRPPDLVNRRFTAERPNQLWLADLTYIRTWSGWVYVAFVLDAYSRRIVGWQAATHMRTDLPLDALEMALWRQQIKKDAGLIHHSDRGSQYVSIRYTERLAEAGASASVGSVADSYDNAMAEALNGTFKAELIEHQGPWRDFDEVERAVFQWVAWYNGERLHSALGYLPPDEYEQAYWARPEQVPQTA, encoded by the coding sequence TGCCGAGTTGAGGCGGGCCAACGAGATTCTCAAGGCCGCCAGCGTGTTTTTTGCCCAGGAGATCGACCGTCCCCGGACGAGGCCGAGCAGGTGATCGACCACCTGCGAGACAAGGGCCTCGGGGTCGATCCCGTCTGCCGGGTGCTGGGCTTGTCTCCCTCGACGTACTTCGCGCGCAAGACGCGACCGAAGTCCGCCCGCCGGTTGCGTGATGAAGAGCTGATTCCGCTGGTCACAGCCGCGTGGGAGGACTCCGGCCGCACCTACGGCGCCCGCCGGGTCACCCGCGCGCTGGTCCGCGCCGGCCACGCGGTGGCCCGCTGCACGGTCGAGCGGCTGATGCGGGAGCTCGGGATCGAGGGCGTCATCCGCGGGCAACGTCGTCGCACCACGGTCCCCGAGCCGACCGCGCCGCGTCCGCCGGATCTGGTCAACCGGCGGTTCACCGCCGAGCGGCCGAACCAGCTGTGGTTGGCGGACCTGACCTACATCCGCACGTGGTCGGGCTGGGTCTACGTGGCGTTCGTCCTGGACGCGTACTCCCGCCGGATCGTGGGCTGGCAGGCCGCCACCCACATGCGCACGGACCTGCCGCTGGACGCACTGGAGATGGCGCTGTGGCGGCAGCAGATCAAGAAGGACGCCGGCCTCATTCATCACAGCGACCGCGGGTCGCAATACGTGTCCATTCGCTATACGGAGCGATTGGCCGAGGCCGGCGCCTCCGCGTCCGTGGGCTCCGTCGCCGATTCGTACGACAACGCGATGGCCGAGGCCTTGAATGGCACATTCAAGGCCGAACTGATCGAGCATCAGGGCCCGTGGCGGGACTTCGACGAAGTCGAGCGGGCCGTCTTCCAGTGGGTCGCGTGGTACAACGGTGAACGACTCCACTCCGCCCTCGGCTACCTGCCACCCGACGAGTACGAACAGGCGTACTGGGCGAGACCGGAGCAAGTCCCACAGACCGCTTGA